From the genome of Impatiens glandulifera chromosome 9, dImpGla2.1, whole genome shotgun sequence, one region includes:
- the LOC124915835 gene encoding DEK domain-containing chromatin-associated protein 4-like: MEKRLYSGEEMIAMQETMGDDEKVNDGNDGKKDDVKEDDEKKVENDEKVDDDEKMDEAKLEDGEKVEDERKENDAKVEDVKMEDEAKVEDGEKLDGVAKVDDVEVDLKLKVKDLNVKVKDEKSVDVKAQTNEEIMGGDDNDDNDDFHQ; this comes from the exons atggagaagaggttatacagtggtgag GAGATGATAGCGATGCAGGAGACTATGggggatgatgagaaggtgaATGATGGGAATGATGGGAAGAAAGACGATGTAAAGGAGgacgatgagaag AAGGTGGAGaacgatgagaaggtggatgatgatgagaagatgGATGAGGCTAAGTTGGAGGAcggtgagaaggtggaggatgaacgAAAAGAGAACGATGCGAAGGTGGAGGACGTAAAGATGGAGGATGAGGCTAAAGTGGAGGACGGTGAGAAGCTGGATGGTGTGGCTAAGGTGGATGATGTGGAGGTTGATCTGAAACTGAAGGTGAAGGATTTGAAtgtgaaggtgaaggatgagaAGAGTGTGGATGTGAAGGCACAGACAAATGAGGAAATTATGGGAGGAGATGAcaatgatgacaatgatgatTTTCACCAATGA
- the LOC124914813 gene encoding squalene monooxygenase SE1-like — MALEMVNNYTAETLFVSLLAFYLLYIFRRKPKRCNEQERGIDINNDYIRSSANPEVRPGEESETDIIIVGAGVAGAALAYTLGKDSRRVHVIERDLTEPDRIVGELLQPGGYLKLIELGLEDCVDEIDAQRVLGYALFKDGRTTRLPYPLEKFHADVAGRSFHNGRFIQRMRGKAATLPNMKLEQGTVTSLLEDNGTIKGVQYKTKTGQELKAYAPLTIVCDGCFSNLRRSLCNPKVDVPSCFVGMVLENCLLPFPNHGHVVLADPSPILFYPISSTEIRCLVDVPGQKVPSISNGEMANYLKNNVAPQVPVELYDAFLTAIDKGNIRTMPNRSMPASPHPTPGALLMGDAFNMRHPLTGGGMTVALSDIVVLRDILKPLRNLNDAASLSKYLESFYTLRKPVASTINTLAGALYKVFCAHPDQARKEIREACFDYLSLGGECAAGPIALLSGLNPQPLSLVLHFFAVAVYGIGRLLVPFPSPKRLWMGARIISGASGIIFPIIKAEGVRQMFFPVTVPAYYRAPPAVI, encoded by the exons ATGGCGTTAGAGATGGTGAACAATTACACTGCGGAGACCTTATTCGTTTCTCTGCTCGCCTTCTACCTTCTCTACATTTTCCGACGGAAACCCAAGAGATGCAATGAACAGGAACGCGGAATCGATATCAATAATGATTACATTCGGAGCTCCGCAAACCCAGAGGTCCGACCCGGAGAAGAATCCGAAACTGATATCATCATCGTCGGCGCTGGCGTCGCCGGTGCTGCCCTTGCTTATACCCTCGGAAAG GATAGCCGTCGAGTTCATGTAATTGAAAGAGATCTAACAGAGCCAGACAGAATAGTTGGGGAACTGTTGCAGCCTGGAGGATACTTGAAGCTTATTGAATTAGGCCTTGAGG ACTGTGTGGATGAAATTGATGCCCAGAGGGTGCTTGGATATGCACTTTTCAAAGATGGTCGAACTACTAGACTGCCTTACCCATTGGAGAAGTTCCATGCTGATGTGGCAGGTAGAAGCTTTCATAATGGTCGGTTCATACAGAGGATGCGAGGAAAAGCTGCCACCTTACCCAA TATGAAACTAGAGCAAGGAACTGTGACATCCTTACTTGAGGACAACGGAACCATTAAAGGTGttcaatataaaacaaaaaccgGTCAAGAACTTAAAGCTTATGCTCCTCTTACAATTGTTTGTGATGGATGCTTCTCAAATTTACGTCGTTCCCTTTGCAATCCTAAG GTTGATGTTCCCTCATGCTTTGTTGGGATGGTCTTGGAGAATTGTCTACTTCCATTTCCAAATCATGGTCATGTCGTTTTAGCAGATCCATCGCCAATCTTGTTTTATCCAATCAGCAGCACAGAAATACGTTGTTTGGTTGATGTACCTGGACAAAAGGTTCCTTCAATTTCTAATGGAGAAATGGCGAATTATTTGAAGAACAATGTGGCTCCACAGGTTCCAGTTGAACTGTATGATGCATTTTTAACTGCTATTGACAAGGGAAATATTAGAACAATGCCTAATAGAAGTATGCCAGCTTCTCCCCATCCGACACCTGGCGCTCTACTAATGGGTGATGCTTTCAATATGCGACATCCACTAACTGGCGGAGGCATGACTGTGGCACTTTCTGATATTGTTGTTCTTCGCGATATTCTTAAGCCACTGCGCAATTTGAATGATGCTGCATCATTAAGCAAATATCTAGAGTCTTTCTACACTTTAAGGAAG CCTGTGGCATCAACAATAAATACTCTAGCTGGAGCCTTATACAAAGTTTTCTGTGCCCATCCTGATCAGGCAAGGAAGGAGATTCGCGAAGCTTGTTTCGACTATTTGAGCCTCGGAGGTGAATGTGCTGCGGGCCCCATTGCTCTTCTATCGGGTCTAAATCCTCAACCATTGAGTTTGGTTCTCCATTTCTTTGCAGTTGCGGTTTATGGTATTGGTCGTCTTCTAGTCCCATTTCCTTCACCCAAACGATTATGGATGGGAGCTCGAATCATTTCT gGAGCTTCTGGTATCATATTTCCTATTATAAAGGCGGAAGGGGTTCGACAAATGTTCTTCCCTGTAACTGTCCCTGCCTATTACAGAGCACCACCCGCAGTAATATGA